A region from the Paludisphaera rhizosphaerae genome encodes:
- the gltB gene encoding glutamate synthase large subunit: protein MRHGIPPRQGLYDPANEHDGCGVGFLVDIKGRKSHAIVRDGLKALVNLDHRGACGCENNTGDGAGILIQIPHEFLKARCAPLGIELGEPETYGVGAFFTSPDPEQQEFGRKLFEELVADEGQVFLGWRQLKTDNSPLGDGAKSVEPAVFHAMIGRGPNVKDADAFDRKLYVIRNRFESGIMESGLNDHKFFYFPSLSCRTVVYKGMLTPAQVEEYYADDLRDPLLVSAICMFHSRFSTNTFPSWELAHPYRLISHNGEINTLRGNINWMRARESLFESSLYEPGDLDQIKPIIREGLSDTACLDHALELLVRSGYDLAHAMMMLIPEAWENHESMSQVKKDFYAYHSCLMEPWDGPASVVFTDGKCVGATLDRNGLRPSRYVVTTDGRVIMASEVGALEVPPEQVESKGRLEPGRMFLIDLEQGRIVGDEELKNKIASAKPYGEWLKEYMVPLADLPAAPMVPGPDRRTLSQRQQAFGYTLEDLKYIVGPMGEKGEEAIGSMGNDAPLAVLSDRAQPLYSYFKQLFAQVTNPPLDAIREELVTSVFTGAGGEKNLLEPSPDSCRQIALDMPIVDNDEMARLKQLDGWRGFTSVTLPMLFRASEGVAGMKAALEQLFEQACEAIRGGASLIILSDRGVNEEMAPIPSLLACSGLHHHLVRQGLRSRAGLLIECGDAREVHHFALLLGYGAGTINPYVAFETLYDLIRQKVLKGLDYEEAIHRYQKAIKKGVVKVMSKMGISTIQSYRGAQIFEAIGLNQEFVREYFDKTASRIGGVGLEEISRETLEHHTRAFSPRELSAGTLEEGGQYQWRRDGEFHLFNPETVFRLQHATQAGRFDIFRQYTKLIDEQSERLNTLRGLFTFRLDDCTPIPIEEVEPIESIVKRFATGAMSYGSISAEAHETLAIAMNRLGGKSNTGEGGEDPERFKPLPNGDSKRSAIKQVASGRFGVTSEYLVNSDEIQIKMAQGAKPGEGGQLPGHKVWPWIAKVRYSTPGVGLISPPPHHDIYSIEDLAQLIYDLKNSNPRARINVKLVAEVGVGTVAAGVAKAHSDVVLISGHDGGTGASPLTSIKHAGAPWELGLAETQQTLVLNKLRDRIVVQTDGQLKTGRDVVIAALLGAEEYGFATAPLVVMGCIMMRVCHLDTCPVGIATQNPKLREKFRGKAEHVVNFFKYIAEEVRELMAQLGFRTIDEMIGRSDLLDMKRALDHYKAKGLDFSKIFYRPEVGPEVQVRRTKEQDHGIQSSLDVTTLVPACAPALERGEPVSLEFPVINVNRTVGTILGSEVSRKYGGAGLPDDTIKIKFNGSAGQSFGAFVPKGMTLTIEGDSNDYVGKGLSGGKIIVYPPKTAKYVAEENVLIGNVALYGATAGRAFFRGRAGERFCVRNSGAQTVVEGTGDHGCEYMTGGVVLVIGRTGRNFAAGMSGGVAFLLDEAGDFESRCNLTMVALEKPDSEDAELIRDLLIQHAGYTGSAVAARLLSDWERSVEMFVKVMPLDYRRVLEERKKAAAEQVGEAEAQMEVTHG, encoded by the coding sequence ATGCGACACGGAATCCCCCCTCGTCAGGGTCTCTATGACCCGGCGAACGAACACGACGGCTGCGGCGTGGGCTTCCTCGTCGATATCAAAGGCCGTAAGTCCCACGCTATCGTCCGCGACGGCCTCAAGGCCCTGGTCAACCTGGACCACCGCGGCGCCTGCGGCTGCGAGAACAACACCGGCGACGGCGCCGGGATCCTGATCCAGATCCCCCACGAGTTCCTCAAGGCTCGTTGCGCCCCGCTCGGCATCGAACTGGGCGAGCCCGAGACCTACGGCGTCGGCGCCTTCTTCACCTCGCCCGACCCGGAACAGCAGGAATTCGGCCGCAAGCTGTTCGAGGAACTCGTCGCCGACGAAGGTCAGGTGTTCCTCGGCTGGCGACAACTCAAGACGGACAACTCGCCGCTCGGCGACGGCGCGAAGTCCGTCGAGCCCGCCGTCTTCCACGCGATGATCGGCCGCGGGCCGAACGTCAAGGACGCCGACGCCTTCGATCGCAAGCTCTACGTGATCCGCAACCGATTCGAATCGGGGATCATGGAGTCGGGCCTCAACGATCACAAGTTCTTCTACTTCCCCAGCCTGTCCTGCCGGACGGTCGTCTATAAGGGGATGCTCACGCCGGCGCAGGTGGAAGAGTACTACGCCGACGATCTCCGCGATCCGTTGCTCGTCAGCGCGATCTGCATGTTCCACTCTCGCTTCAGCACCAACACGTTCCCGAGCTGGGAGTTGGCTCACCCGTATCGGTTGATCTCGCACAACGGCGAAATCAACACGCTCCGCGGCAACATCAATTGGATGCGAGCCCGCGAGTCCCTCTTCGAGTCGAGCCTCTACGAGCCCGGCGATCTGGACCAGATCAAGCCGATCATCCGCGAGGGGCTCAGCGACACCGCGTGCCTCGATCACGCCCTGGAGTTGCTCGTCCGCTCCGGTTACGACCTGGCCCACGCGATGATGATGCTCATCCCGGAGGCCTGGGAAAATCACGAGTCGATGTCCCAGGTGAAGAAGGACTTCTACGCCTATCACTCCTGCCTGATGGAGCCCTGGGACGGGCCCGCGTCGGTCGTCTTCACCGATGGCAAGTGCGTCGGCGCCACGCTCGACCGTAACGGCCTGCGGCCCAGCCGATACGTCGTCACGACCGATGGCCGCGTCATCATGGCCTCCGAGGTCGGCGCCCTGGAGGTTCCCCCCGAGCAGGTCGAGTCGAAGGGCCGGCTGGAGCCGGGCCGGATGTTCCTCATCGACCTGGAGCAGGGGCGGATCGTCGGCGACGAGGAGTTGAAGAACAAGATCGCCTCCGCCAAGCCCTACGGCGAATGGCTCAAGGAGTACATGGTCCCGCTGGCCGACCTGCCGGCGGCCCCCATGGTCCCCGGCCCCGACCGGCGGACCCTCTCGCAGCGCCAGCAGGCGTTCGGCTACACCCTTGAAGACCTTAAGTACATCGTTGGGCCTATGGGCGAGAAGGGCGAAGAGGCGATCGGCTCGATGGGCAACGACGCCCCGCTGGCCGTCCTCTCCGACCGCGCCCAGCCTCTCTACAGCTACTTCAAGCAGCTCTTCGCCCAGGTGACCAACCCGCCGCTGGACGCGATCCGCGAGGAGTTGGTGACTTCGGTCTTCACCGGCGCCGGCGGCGAGAAGAACTTGCTGGAGCCGTCTCCCGATTCCTGCCGCCAGATCGCGCTCGATATGCCGATCGTCGACAACGACGAGATGGCCCGTCTGAAGCAGCTCGACGGCTGGCGCGGCTTCACCTCGGTCACGCTGCCGATGCTCTTCCGGGCGTCCGAAGGCGTCGCCGGCATGAAAGCGGCCCTCGAACAGCTTTTCGAGCAGGCCTGCGAGGCGATTCGAGGCGGCGCGAGCCTGATCATCCTGTCGGATAGGGGCGTCAATGAAGAGATGGCTCCGATTCCGTCGCTGCTGGCCTGCTCGGGGCTGCACCATCACCTCGTCCGCCAGGGCCTGCGATCCCGCGCCGGGCTCTTGATCGAATGCGGCGACGCCCGCGAGGTCCACCACTTCGCCCTGCTGCTGGGCTACGGCGCCGGCACGATCAACCCGTACGTCGCCTTCGAGACCCTCTATGACCTGATCCGCCAGAAGGTCCTCAAGGGGCTCGATTACGAGGAAGCGATCCACCGCTACCAGAAGGCGATCAAGAAGGGGGTCGTGAAGGTGATGTCCAAGATGGGCATCAGCACGATCCAGAGCTATCGCGGTGCGCAGATCTTCGAGGCGATCGGCCTCAATCAGGAGTTCGTCCGCGAATACTTCGACAAGACCGCATCGCGGATCGGCGGCGTGGGCCTGGAGGAGATCTCCCGCGAGACGCTGGAGCACCACACCCGCGCGTTCTCGCCGCGGGAGTTGTCCGCCGGAACCCTCGAAGAGGGCGGTCAGTACCAGTGGCGCCGCGACGGCGAGTTCCACCTGTTCAATCCCGAGACCGTCTTCCGGCTCCAGCACGCGACGCAGGCCGGCCGGTTCGACATCTTCCGTCAGTACACGAAGCTGATCGACGAGCAGAGCGAGCGGCTCAATACGCTTCGCGGCCTGTTCACCTTCCGACTCGATGATTGCACGCCGATCCCCATCGAGGAGGTCGAGCCCATCGAGTCGATCGTCAAGCGGTTCGCCACCGGCGCCATGAGCTACGGCTCGATCTCGGCCGAAGCGCATGAAACCCTGGCCATCGCCATGAACCGGCTCGGCGGCAAGTCGAACACCGGCGAAGGGGGCGAGGATCCCGAGCGGTTCAAGCCGCTCCCCAACGGCGACAGCAAGCGAAGCGCCATCAAGCAGGTGGCCTCCGGCCGATTCGGCGTGACGAGCGAGTATCTCGTCAACTCGGACGAGATCCAGATCAAGATGGCTCAGGGGGCCAAGCCCGGCGAAGGCGGCCAGCTTCCCGGCCACAAGGTCTGGCCGTGGATCGCCAAGGTTCGCTACTCCACGCCCGGTGTGGGCCTCATCAGCCCACCGCCGCACCACGACATCTACTCGATCGAAGACCTCGCCCAGCTGATCTACGACCTCAAGAACAGCAACCCGCGGGCGCGGATCAACGTCAAGCTGGTGGCGGAGGTGGGCGTGGGGACCGTCGCCGCGGGTGTGGCGAAGGCTCACAGCGACGTCGTCCTCATCAGCGGCCACGACGGCGGCACCGGCGCGAGCCCGCTGACCTCGATCAAGCACGCCGGCGCCCCCTGGGAACTGGGCCTGGCCGAGACGCAGCAGACTCTCGTCCTGAACAAGCTCCGCGACCGCATCGTCGTCCAGACCGACGGCCAGCTCAAGACCGGCCGCGACGTGGTGATCGCCGCGTTGCTCGGGGCCGAAGAGTATGGCTTCGCCACCGCCCCCCTCGTCGTGATGGGTTGCATCATGATGCGGGTCTGCCATCTCGACACCTGCCCGGTCGGCATCGCCACCCAGAACCCCAAGCTTCGCGAGAAGTTCCGGGGCAAGGCCGAGCACGTCGTCAACTTCTTCAAGTACATCGCCGAGGAAGTCCGCGAGCTGATGGCCCAGCTCGGCTTCCGGACCATCGACGAGATGATCGGCCGCAGCGACCTGCTTGACATGAAGCGGGCCCTCGACCACTACAAGGCCAAGGGGCTCGACTTCTCGAAGATCTTCTACCGCCCCGAAGTCGGCCCTGAGGTGCAGGTCCGCCGCACGAAAGAGCAGGATCACGGCATCCAAAGCTCGCTCGACGTCACCACGCTCGTGCCGGCCTGTGCACCGGCCCTGGAACGCGGCGAGCCTGTCTCGCTGGAGTTCCCGGTCATCAACGTCAACCGGACGGTCGGCACCATCCTCGGCAGCGAGGTCAGCCGAAAGTACGGCGGCGCCGGGCTCCCGGACGACACGATCAAGATCAAGTTCAACGGCTCCGCCGGCCAGAGCTTCGGCGCCTTCGTCCCCAAGGGCATGACCCTGACGATCGAGGGCGATTCCAACGACTACGTCGGCAAGGGGCTCTCCGGCGGCAAGATCATCGTCTATCCGCCCAAGACGGCGAAGTACGTCGCTGAGGAGAACGTGCTGATCGGCAACGTGGCCCTTTACGGGGCGACAGCGGGCCGAGCCTTCTTCCGAGGCCGCGCCGGCGAGCGGTTCTGCGTCCGCAACAGCGGTGCGCAGACGGTCGTCGAAGGGACCGGAGACCACGGCTGCGAATACATGACCGGCGGCGTCGTCCTCGTCATCGGTCGAACCGGGCGGAACTTCGCGGCGGGCATGAGCGGCGGCGTCGCCTTCCTCCTCGACGAGGCTGGCGACTTCGAGTCGCGCTGCAACCTCACGATGGTCGCCCTTGAGAAACCCGACTCGGAGGACGCGGAGCTGATCCGCGACCTCCTCATCCAGCACGCCGGCTACACCGGGAGCGCAGTCGCCGCCCGACTGCTCTCCGACTGGGAGCGGTCCGTCGAGATGTTCGTGAAGGTGATGCCGCTGGACTACCGCCGCGTGCTCGAAGAACGAAAGAAGGCCGCCGCCGAGCAGGTTGGAGAGGCCGAAGCCCAGATGGAGGTGACGCATGGGTAA